From Mus musculus strain C57BL/6J chromosome 17, GRCm38.p6 C57BL/6J, the proteins below share one genomic window:
- the Arhgef33 gene encoding rho guanine nucleotide exchange factor 33 isoform X15, whose protein sequence is MEKSKAKQGENEHMPVNNPSTQIYQLQALASELKTGFTEAMQELTRIQHGEYALEEKVKSCRCSMEEKVTEMKNSLNYFKEELSNAMSMIQAITSKQEEMQQKIEQLQQEKRRESRKVKAKKAQKEEHGAQAGPASAPAPGSAPTQGSPFRSINVPEAGLPSDDFTNMLPSQNYEKAQESRSVHVGDSNVKGMMGPGVNPTTPESDENLKPSLSAEIQSKGHHTPGLWRQPKEGKEWGEEYVTKDHPDKLKDAGQGRHSSLENVLCETSLAAKRQTVALELLESERKYVINISLILKIKATFQGSDGKRNPKERSLFPGSLRYLVQQHLDLLHALQERVLKWPRQGVLGDLFLKLTNDENNFLDYYVAYLRDLPECISLVHVVVLKEGDEEIKSDIYTLFFHIVQRIPEYLIHLQNVLKFTEQEHPDYYLLLVCVQRLRVFISHYTLLFQCNEDLLIQKRKKLKKSSMAKLYKGLASQCANAGQDASPNAGQEAVHDSGVHSEEMLQPYPSSSSSAPAVSHLMAPAKKGQQQQSLMESMQPGKPGDWELEGRKHERPESLLAPAQFCAAEQDVKALAGPLQAIPEMDFEPSSAEPLGNVERSLRGPPELLPDARGFVPAGYEEFEYGGEIFALPAPYDEEPFQAPALFDNCSPASSESSLDICFLRPVSFAMEAERPEHALQPLPKSATSPASSSGAYKLEAAQAQAHGKAKPLSRSLKEFPRTPPAEGVAPRLYSTRSSSGGRAPLKVERAPAPHGPAAAAAASRGAPRTFFPQQRSQSEKQTYLEEMHLEDATRFCPKEERESEQTSFSDQNPRQDQKGGFRSSFRKLFKKKF, encoded by the exons CTGCAGGCCCTGGCCTCGGAACTGAAAACGGGCTTCACAGAAGCAATGCAGGAGCTGACACGGATCCAACATGGAGAATACGCTTTGGAAGAGAAGGTCAAGAGCTGCCGATGTTCAATGGAAGAGAAAGTCACGGAGATGAAGAATTCATTAAACTACTTCAAG GAAGAGCTGAGCAATGCAATGTCCATGATTCAGGCCATCACTTCCAAGCAAGAAGAAATGCAGCAGAAAATCGAACAGCTGCagcaggagaagagaagagaatctcGAAAGGTCAAAGCCAA GAAAGCCCAAAAGGAAGAACATGGCGCGCAGGCCGGGCCGGCATCTGCGCCTGCGCCTGGGTCTGCGCCGACTCAAggaagccccttccgctccatcAATGTCCCTGAAGCCGGTCTCCCCAGTGACGACTTCACCAACATGTTGCCTTCTCAGAACTATGAAAAAG CCCAAGAGTCAAGATCTGTTCATGTAGGAGATAGCAATGTCAAGGGGATGATGGGTCCTG GAGTGAACCCAACAACTCCAGAATCCGATGAAAACCTTAAGCCTTCTCTCTCAGCCGAGATCCAGTCCAAGGGCCATCACACACCTGGCCTGTGGAGACAGCCTAAGGAAGGCAAAGAATGGGGCGAGGAATATGTCACAAAAGACCACCCAGATAAGCTGAAGGACGCTGGCCAGGGCAGACACAGCTCCCTGGAAAACGTTCTGTGTGAAACCTCTTTAGCTG CAAAAAGGCAAACTGTGGCTCTGGAACTGCTTGAATCAGAACGGAAGTACGTCATCAACATCTCGCTGATCCTGAAGATAAAGGCCACCTTCCAGGGCTCCGATGGAAAGAGGAACCCCAAGGAGAGAAG CCTCTTCCCTGGCTCCTTGCGCTACCTCGTCCAGCAGCACTTGGACTTGCTTCACGCGCTGCAGGAGAGGGTCCTGAAGTGGCCACGCCAAGGAGTCCTTGGAGACTTATTCCTGAAGTTGACAAATGATGAG aataatttcttGGATTATTATGTCGCCTACCTGAGGGATTTACCCGAATGCATCTCATTGGTTCATGTTGTGGTACTGAAGGAG GGTGATGAAGAGATTAAGTCGGATATCTACACTCTGTTTTTCCACATAGTACAGCGTATCCCCGAATATCTGATACATCTGCAG AATGTTCTGAAGTTCACAGAGCAGGAGCACCCAGACTATTACCTCCTACTTGTGTGTGTTCAGCGCCTCCGAGTGTTTATCTCTCATTATACCCTGCTGTTTCAATGCAATGAAGATTTGCTTATTCAGAAACGGAAAAAACTCAAAAA GTCATCTATGGCAAAGCTGTACAAAGGGCTGGCTTCCCAGTGTGCCAATGCTGGCCAAGATGCTTCCCCCAATGCAGGCCAGGAGGCTGTCCACGACAGTGGGGTCCACTCAGAAGAAATGCTCCAACCCTATCCTTCCTCTTCCAGTTCCGCCCCTGCTGTCTC ACATCTGATGGCCCCGGCAAAGAAAGGCCAGCAGCAGCAGAGCCTCATGGAGAGCATGCAGCCCGGGAAGCCTGGAGACTGGGAGCTGGAGGGCAGGAAGCACGAGCGGCCCGAGAGCCTGCTGGCGCCGGCTCAGTTCTGCGCGGCCGAGCAGGACGTGAAGGCGCTCGCCGGGCCTCTGCAGGCCATCCCGGAGATGGACTTCGAGCCGTCTTCCGCCGAGCCGCTAGGCAACGTGGAGCGCTCGCTGCGCGGTCCGCCCGAGCTCCTGCCCGACGCGCGCGGCTTCGTGCCCGCCGGCTACGAGGAGTTCGAGTACGGCGGCGAGATCTTCGCGCTGCCCGCGCCCTACGACGAGGAGCCCTTCCAGGCGCCGGCGCTCTTCGACAACTGCTCGCCTGCCTCCTCCGAGTCCAGCCTGGACATCTGCTTCCTGCGGCCCGTCAGCTTCGCCATGGAGGCCGAGAGGCCGGAGCACGCGCTGCAGCCGCTGCCCAAGAGCGCCACGTCGCCGGCGAGCAGCAGCGGCGCCTACAAGCTGGAGGCCGCGCAGGCGCAGGCGCACGGCAAGGCCAAGCCTCTGAGCCGCTCGCTCAAGGAGTTCCCGCGCACGCCGCCCGCCGAGGGCGTGGCCCCGCGCCTCTACAGCACGCGAAGCAGCAGCGGCGGCCGCGCGCCGCTCAAGGTCGAGCGCGCTCCCGCCCCGCACggccccgccgccgccgctgccgcctccCGCGGGGCGCCGCGGACCTTCTTCCCCCAACAGAGGTCCCAAAGCGAAAAACAGACCTATTTGGAA gAGATGCACCTAGAGGATGCCACTCGattctgtccaaaggaagaaagagagagtgaacAGACTTCTTTCAGCGATCAAAATCCCAGGCAAGACCAGAAAGGGGGCTTTCGCAGCTCATTCCGCAAGCTCTTTAAAAAGAA
- the Arhgef33 gene encoding rho guanine nucleotide exchange factor 33 isoform X5, whose amino-acid sequence MEKSKAKQGENEHMPVNNPSTQIYQLQALASELKTGFTEAMQELTRIQHGEYALEEKVKSCRCSMEEKVTEMKNSLNYFKEELSNAMSMIQAITSKQEEMQQKIEQLQQEKRRESRKVKAKKAQKEEHGAQAGPASAPAPGSAPTQGSPFRSINVPEAGLPSDDFTNMLPSQNYEKAQESRSVHVGDSNVKGMMGPGVNPTTPESDENLKPSLSAEIQSKGHHTPGLWRQPKEGKEWGEEYVTKDHPDKLKDAGQGRHSSLENVLCETSLAAKRQTVALELLESERKYVINISLILKIKATFQGSDGKRNPKERSLFPGSLRYLVQQHLDLLHALQERVLKWPRQGVLGDLFLKLTNDENNFLDYYVAYLRDLPECISLVHVVVLKEGDEEIKSDIYTLFFHIVQRIPEYLIHLQNVLKFTEQEHPDYYLLLVCVQRLRVFISHYTLLFQCNEDLLIQKRKKLKKSSMAKLYKGLASQCANAGQDASPNAGQEAVHDSGVHSEEMLQPYPSSSSSAPAVSHLMAPAKKGQQQQSLMESMQPGKPGDWELEGRKHERPESLLAPAQFCAAEQDVKALAGPLQAIPEMDFEPSSAEPLGNVERSLRGPPELLPDARGFVPAGYEEFEYGGEIFALPAPYDEEPFQAPALFDNCSPASSESSLDICFLRPVSFAMEAERPEHALQPLPKSATSPASSSGAYKLEAAQAQAHGKAKPLSRSLKEFPRTPPAEGVAPRLYSTRSSSGGRAPLKVERAPAPHGPAAAAAASRGAPRTFFPQQRSQSEKQTYLEVRREMHLEDATRFCPKEERESEQTSFSDQNPRQDQKGGFRSSFRKLFKKKSSGSEYREKTNENPSMDPSPTKQDFFRNRLALANDLDQGTAV is encoded by the exons CTGCAGGCCCTGGCCTCGGAACTGAAAACGGGCTTCACAGAAGCAATGCAGGAGCTGACACGGATCCAACATGGAGAATACGCTTTGGAAGAGAAGGTCAAGAGCTGCCGATGTTCAATGGAAGAGAAAGTCACGGAGATGAAGAATTCATTAAACTACTTCAAG GAAGAGCTGAGCAATGCAATGTCCATGATTCAGGCCATCACTTCCAAGCAAGAAGAAATGCAGCAGAAAATCGAACAGCTGCagcaggagaagagaagagaatctcGAAAGGTCAAAGCCAA GAAAGCCCAAAAGGAAGAACATGGCGCGCAGGCCGGGCCGGCATCTGCGCCTGCGCCTGGGTCTGCGCCGACTCAAggaagccccttccgctccatcAATGTCCCTGAAGCCGGTCTCCCCAGTGACGACTTCACCAACATGTTGCCTTCTCAGAACTATGAAAAAG CCCAAGAGTCAAGATCTGTTCATGTAGGAGATAGCAATGTCAAGGGGATGATGGGTCCTG GAGTGAACCCAACAACTCCAGAATCCGATGAAAACCTTAAGCCTTCTCTCTCAGCCGAGATCCAGTCCAAGGGCCATCACACACCTGGCCTGTGGAGACAGCCTAAGGAAGGCAAAGAATGGGGCGAGGAATATGTCACAAAAGACCACCCAGATAAGCTGAAGGACGCTGGCCAGGGCAGACACAGCTCCCTGGAAAACGTTCTGTGTGAAACCTCTTTAGCTG CAAAAAGGCAAACTGTGGCTCTGGAACTGCTTGAATCAGAACGGAAGTACGTCATCAACATCTCGCTGATCCTGAAGATAAAGGCCACCTTCCAGGGCTCCGATGGAAAGAGGAACCCCAAGGAGAGAAG CCTCTTCCCTGGCTCCTTGCGCTACCTCGTCCAGCAGCACTTGGACTTGCTTCACGCGCTGCAGGAGAGGGTCCTGAAGTGGCCACGCCAAGGAGTCCTTGGAGACTTATTCCTGAAGTTGACAAATGATGAG aataatttcttGGATTATTATGTCGCCTACCTGAGGGATTTACCCGAATGCATCTCATTGGTTCATGTTGTGGTACTGAAGGAG GGTGATGAAGAGATTAAGTCGGATATCTACACTCTGTTTTTCCACATAGTACAGCGTATCCCCGAATATCTGATACATCTGCAG AATGTTCTGAAGTTCACAGAGCAGGAGCACCCAGACTATTACCTCCTACTTGTGTGTGTTCAGCGCCTCCGAGTGTTTATCTCTCATTATACCCTGCTGTTTCAATGCAATGAAGATTTGCTTATTCAGAAACGGAAAAAACTCAAAAA GTCATCTATGGCAAAGCTGTACAAAGGGCTGGCTTCCCAGTGTGCCAATGCTGGCCAAGATGCTTCCCCCAATGCAGGCCAGGAGGCTGTCCACGACAGTGGGGTCCACTCAGAAGAAATGCTCCAACCCTATCCTTCCTCTTCCAGTTCCGCCCCTGCTGTCTC ACATCTGATGGCCCCGGCAAAGAAAGGCCAGCAGCAGCAGAGCCTCATGGAGAGCATGCAGCCCGGGAAGCCTGGAGACTGGGAGCTGGAGGGCAGGAAGCACGAGCGGCCCGAGAGCCTGCTGGCGCCGGCTCAGTTCTGCGCGGCCGAGCAGGACGTGAAGGCGCTCGCCGGGCCTCTGCAGGCCATCCCGGAGATGGACTTCGAGCCGTCTTCCGCCGAGCCGCTAGGCAACGTGGAGCGCTCGCTGCGCGGTCCGCCCGAGCTCCTGCCCGACGCGCGCGGCTTCGTGCCCGCCGGCTACGAGGAGTTCGAGTACGGCGGCGAGATCTTCGCGCTGCCCGCGCCCTACGACGAGGAGCCCTTCCAGGCGCCGGCGCTCTTCGACAACTGCTCGCCTGCCTCCTCCGAGTCCAGCCTGGACATCTGCTTCCTGCGGCCCGTCAGCTTCGCCATGGAGGCCGAGAGGCCGGAGCACGCGCTGCAGCCGCTGCCCAAGAGCGCCACGTCGCCGGCGAGCAGCAGCGGCGCCTACAAGCTGGAGGCCGCGCAGGCGCAGGCGCACGGCAAGGCCAAGCCTCTGAGCCGCTCGCTCAAGGAGTTCCCGCGCACGCCGCCCGCCGAGGGCGTGGCCCCGCGCCTCTACAGCACGCGAAGCAGCAGCGGCGGCCGCGCGCCGCTCAAGGTCGAGCGCGCTCCCGCCCCGCACggccccgccgccgccgctgccgcctccCGCGGGGCGCCGCGGACCTTCTTCCCCCAACAGAGGTCCCAAAGCGAAAAACAGACCTATTTGGAAGTAAGGAGG gAGATGCACCTAGAGGATGCCACTCGattctgtccaaaggaagaaagagagagtgaacAGACTTCTTTCAGCGATCAAAATCCCAGGCAAGACCAGAAAGGGGGCTTTCGCAGCTCATTCCGCAAGCTCTTTAAAAAGAA
- the Arhgef33 gene encoding rho guanine nucleotide exchange factor 33 isoform X9: MEKSKAKQGENEHMPVNNPSTQIYQLQALASELKTGFTEAMQELTRIQHGEYALEEKVKSCRCSMEEKVTEMKNSLNYFKEELSNAMSMIQAITSKQEEMQQKIEQLQQEKRRESRKVKAKKAQKEEHGAQAGPASAPAPGSAPTQGSPFRSINVPEAGLPSDDFTNMLPSQNYEKAQESRSVHVGDSNVKGMMGPGVNPTTPESDENLKPSLSAEIQSKGHHTPGLWRQPKEGKEWGEEYVTKDHPDKLKDAGQGRHSSLENVLCETSLAAKRQTVALELLESERKYVINISLILKIKATFQGSDGKRNPKERSLFPGSLRYLVQQHLDLLHALQERVLKWPRQGVLGDLFLKLTNDENNFLDYYVAYLRDLPECISLVHVVVLKEGDEEIKSDIYTLFFHIVQRIPEYLIHLQNVLKFTEQEHPDYYLLLVCVQRLRVFISHYTLLFQCNEDLLIQKRKKLKKSSMAKLYKGLASQCANAGQDASPNAGQEAVHDSGVHSEEMLQPYPSSSSSAPAVSHLMAPAKKGQQQQSLMESMQPGKPGDWELEGRKHERPESLLAPAQFCAAEQDVKALAGPLQAIPEMDFEPSSAEPLGNVERSLRGPPELLPDARGFVPAGYEEFEYGGEIFALPAPYDEEPFQAPALFDNCSPASSESSLDICFLRPVSFAMEAERPEHALQPLPKSATSPASSSGAYKLEAAQAQAHGKAKPLSRSLKEFPRTPPAEGVAPRLYSTRSSSGGRAPLKVERAPAPHGPAAAAAASRGAPRTFFPQQRSQSEKQTYLEVRREMHLEDATRFCPKEERESEQTSFSDQNPRQDQKGGFRSSFRKLFKKNYRDPQLQTKVSSRRKDFKTEGCTRF; the protein is encoded by the exons CTGCAGGCCCTGGCCTCGGAACTGAAAACGGGCTTCACAGAAGCAATGCAGGAGCTGACACGGATCCAACATGGAGAATACGCTTTGGAAGAGAAGGTCAAGAGCTGCCGATGTTCAATGGAAGAGAAAGTCACGGAGATGAAGAATTCATTAAACTACTTCAAG GAAGAGCTGAGCAATGCAATGTCCATGATTCAGGCCATCACTTCCAAGCAAGAAGAAATGCAGCAGAAAATCGAACAGCTGCagcaggagaagagaagagaatctcGAAAGGTCAAAGCCAA GAAAGCCCAAAAGGAAGAACATGGCGCGCAGGCCGGGCCGGCATCTGCGCCTGCGCCTGGGTCTGCGCCGACTCAAggaagccccttccgctccatcAATGTCCCTGAAGCCGGTCTCCCCAGTGACGACTTCACCAACATGTTGCCTTCTCAGAACTATGAAAAAG CCCAAGAGTCAAGATCTGTTCATGTAGGAGATAGCAATGTCAAGGGGATGATGGGTCCTG GAGTGAACCCAACAACTCCAGAATCCGATGAAAACCTTAAGCCTTCTCTCTCAGCCGAGATCCAGTCCAAGGGCCATCACACACCTGGCCTGTGGAGACAGCCTAAGGAAGGCAAAGAATGGGGCGAGGAATATGTCACAAAAGACCACCCAGATAAGCTGAAGGACGCTGGCCAGGGCAGACACAGCTCCCTGGAAAACGTTCTGTGTGAAACCTCTTTAGCTG CAAAAAGGCAAACTGTGGCTCTGGAACTGCTTGAATCAGAACGGAAGTACGTCATCAACATCTCGCTGATCCTGAAGATAAAGGCCACCTTCCAGGGCTCCGATGGAAAGAGGAACCCCAAGGAGAGAAG CCTCTTCCCTGGCTCCTTGCGCTACCTCGTCCAGCAGCACTTGGACTTGCTTCACGCGCTGCAGGAGAGGGTCCTGAAGTGGCCACGCCAAGGAGTCCTTGGAGACTTATTCCTGAAGTTGACAAATGATGAG aataatttcttGGATTATTATGTCGCCTACCTGAGGGATTTACCCGAATGCATCTCATTGGTTCATGTTGTGGTACTGAAGGAG GGTGATGAAGAGATTAAGTCGGATATCTACACTCTGTTTTTCCACATAGTACAGCGTATCCCCGAATATCTGATACATCTGCAG AATGTTCTGAAGTTCACAGAGCAGGAGCACCCAGACTATTACCTCCTACTTGTGTGTGTTCAGCGCCTCCGAGTGTTTATCTCTCATTATACCCTGCTGTTTCAATGCAATGAAGATTTGCTTATTCAGAAACGGAAAAAACTCAAAAA GTCATCTATGGCAAAGCTGTACAAAGGGCTGGCTTCCCAGTGTGCCAATGCTGGCCAAGATGCTTCCCCCAATGCAGGCCAGGAGGCTGTCCACGACAGTGGGGTCCACTCAGAAGAAATGCTCCAACCCTATCCTTCCTCTTCCAGTTCCGCCCCTGCTGTCTC ACATCTGATGGCCCCGGCAAAGAAAGGCCAGCAGCAGCAGAGCCTCATGGAGAGCATGCAGCCCGGGAAGCCTGGAGACTGGGAGCTGGAGGGCAGGAAGCACGAGCGGCCCGAGAGCCTGCTGGCGCCGGCTCAGTTCTGCGCGGCCGAGCAGGACGTGAAGGCGCTCGCCGGGCCTCTGCAGGCCATCCCGGAGATGGACTTCGAGCCGTCTTCCGCCGAGCCGCTAGGCAACGTGGAGCGCTCGCTGCGCGGTCCGCCCGAGCTCCTGCCCGACGCGCGCGGCTTCGTGCCCGCCGGCTACGAGGAGTTCGAGTACGGCGGCGAGATCTTCGCGCTGCCCGCGCCCTACGACGAGGAGCCCTTCCAGGCGCCGGCGCTCTTCGACAACTGCTCGCCTGCCTCCTCCGAGTCCAGCCTGGACATCTGCTTCCTGCGGCCCGTCAGCTTCGCCATGGAGGCCGAGAGGCCGGAGCACGCGCTGCAGCCGCTGCCCAAGAGCGCCACGTCGCCGGCGAGCAGCAGCGGCGCCTACAAGCTGGAGGCCGCGCAGGCGCAGGCGCACGGCAAGGCCAAGCCTCTGAGCCGCTCGCTCAAGGAGTTCCCGCGCACGCCGCCCGCCGAGGGCGTGGCCCCGCGCCTCTACAGCACGCGAAGCAGCAGCGGCGGCCGCGCGCCGCTCAAGGTCGAGCGCGCTCCCGCCCCGCACggccccgccgccgccgctgccgcctccCGCGGGGCGCCGCGGACCTTCTTCCCCCAACAGAGGTCCCAAAGCGAAAAACAGACCTATTTGGAAGTAAGGAGG gAGATGCACCTAGAGGATGCCACTCGattctgtccaaaggaagaaagagagagtgaacAGACTTCTTTCAGCGATCAAAATCCCAGGCAAGACCAGAAAGGGGGCTTTCGCAGCTCATTCCGCAAGCTCTTTAAAAAGAA